The Peribacillus sp. FSL P2-0133 genome has a segment encoding these proteins:
- a CDS encoding sigma-54 dependent transcriptional regulator — MVHLLVVDDEKEVGTFLSRLFTMKGYLVQVVNSGKDFHEIDWNQQRFDVAMIDLKLPDCDGLSLLQHLKQMQPRCKVLIMTGYSTVKTAVDAMKLGASDYMEKPFVDIEVLERQIDNLLNENEDLNQHFIHKLAEDSGLIVGESPLMKNLIEMAFKVAQKSVNVLIEGETGSGKEVLSRFIHIASPRNHEPFIGINCGAISESLLESELFGHEKGAFTGATQLRKGFFEIAGNGTLFLDEIADASPAIQVKLLRVLETREFMRVGSSGTLRTNARLVAASNENLQQAVDKNKFREDLFYRLNVVTLDIPPLRNRKEDIPLLVRHLIERNGHGDISFSNEAIEKLQQYNWPGNIRELSNVVMRTLTLADHKSVISANDISLSNSQITPDKNVSTNETQSTENLLEEWRKRLVADFNEKDELMLEEVLTEIKQLQSTIGKELVMQALQKTYGNRNEAAKRLQISIRKLRYILNEKNQT, encoded by the coding sequence GTGGTTCATTTACTTGTGGTAGACGATGAGAAAGAGGTTGGGACTTTTCTTTCCCGCCTTTTTACGATGAAAGGTTATCTCGTACAAGTTGTGAATAGCGGGAAGGATTTTCATGAGATCGATTGGAATCAGCAGCGTTTTGATGTCGCAATGATAGACCTGAAGCTTCCGGATTGTGATGGACTTTCCCTCCTGCAGCATCTAAAACAGATGCAGCCGCGTTGCAAGGTACTGATCATGACCGGATACAGCACCGTCAAGACCGCTGTTGATGCAATGAAACTTGGCGCGAGTGATTATATGGAAAAACCCTTTGTAGATATTGAAGTACTGGAAAGGCAGATTGACAACCTTTTGAATGAAAATGAAGATTTGAATCAGCATTTCATCCATAAACTTGCCGAGGATTCAGGACTCATTGTCGGCGAAAGTCCTTTAATGAAGAATTTGATTGAAATGGCTTTCAAGGTGGCTCAAAAATCCGTCAATGTATTAATCGAAGGAGAAACCGGAAGCGGTAAAGAAGTGCTTTCACGCTTCATTCACATTGCCAGCCCCCGAAACCATGAACCTTTTATCGGCATCAATTGTGGAGCGATCTCTGAATCCCTGCTTGAAAGCGAATTATTCGGTCATGAAAAGGGTGCTTTCACCGGAGCGACCCAGCTGCGAAAGGGTTTTTTCGAAATTGCCGGGAACGGGACGCTTTTTCTTGATGAAATTGCGGATGCGAGTCCCGCCATCCAAGTCAAATTGCTTCGAGTTTTGGAAACGCGGGAATTCATGCGGGTTGGCAGCAGCGGGACATTACGGACGAACGCCCGGTTAGTGGCGGCCTCCAATGAAAACCTGCAGCAGGCAGTGGACAAAAATAAATTCCGGGAAGACCTATTTTACCGGCTGAACGTCGTGACTCTCGATATCCCGCCTTTAAGGAACCGAAAAGAGGATATTCCCTTGCTTGTCCGTCACTTGATTGAGAGGAATGGCCATGGAGATATCTCTTTTTCCAATGAAGCCATTGAAAAATTACAGCAATACAACTGGCCAGGCAACATACGCGAACTATCTAATGTGGTCATGCGCACACTAACTCTCGCAGACCATAAGTCGGTAATATCCGCCAATGATATCTCTCTGTCTAACAGCCAGATCACCCCTGACAAAAACGTGTCCACTAATGAGACTCAGTCAACTGAAAACCTTCTTGAAGAATGGCGAAAAAGGCTAGTGGCTGACTTTAATGAGAAGGATGAACTGATGCTTGAAGAAGTACTTACGGAAATCAAACAGCTTCAATCGACAATTGGAAAGGAGCTCGTCATGCAGGCACTGCAAAAAACCTACGGCAACCGGAATGAAGCAGCCAAACGCTTGCAGATATCCATAAGGAAATTACGTTATATATTAAATGAGAAGAACCAGACATAA
- a CDS encoding sensor histidine kinase — protein MNKLELIDLMTGVKSSKKTYYTELKKTVDQLKKKNMQLEIMNDITKNMNMDIDIQEILRNVISKLKQLITFDDSHFVILYEEEPALLHICPNGHCELEMDAKNLLHPFQDFSSALKEKQPIQVEVKQLPDFREKERLLSLEIESLLLVPLYGKSKKIGIWTFGRKKKKTWHKDELEFLEQLSNQLALTLENAQLYKEVLHSKQEWEDTFKAVEDMIIVFDHKGAVYQSNDSARDFSDQIPLIEKSKNLIQDTFSFNKPGFQEILLQHDTILEMHAYPIQNKEHQVYGVIAYYKNVTERRQMEVQLLHAGKLGAIGEMAAGIAHELNSPLTAILGNSQILLRKTPQDNLDHMLLNDIKICGDRCRQIVKSLLTFSRQDEYRFHYYSINEAIHQVLNLLKFQLGKKQISLHLTLQEDLPFIKGSQPQIEQIIINLLLNAKDALDESAQTEKSIAITTYSENKFMVVRVTDNGTGIEKERLPFIFHPFHTTKDREKGTGLGLSVSLGIAKDHGGKIDVLSTPGQGSTFFLRLPLQAEEERG, from the coding sequence ATGAACAAACTTGAATTGATAGATTTAATGACAGGTGTGAAATCTTCAAAGAAAACGTATTACACGGAACTTAAGAAAACCGTGGATCAACTGAAGAAGAAGAATATGCAGCTTGAAATCATGAATGACATCACTAAAAATATGAATATGGACATCGACATCCAAGAGATTCTCCGAAATGTTATTTCAAAACTTAAGCAGCTCATTACATTCGATGACAGTCATTTTGTCATATTGTATGAGGAAGAACCTGCCCTGCTTCATATCTGCCCTAATGGTCACTGTGAACTTGAAATGGATGCCAAAAACTTGTTACACCCTTTTCAGGATTTCTCGTCCGCCTTGAAAGAAAAACAGCCGATTCAGGTGGAAGTTAAACAGTTACCGGACTTCCGAGAAAAGGAACGTCTATTATCCCTTGAGATCGAATCACTTCTATTGGTCCCTTTATACGGAAAAAGTAAAAAAATCGGAATTTGGACGTTTGGCAGGAAGAAAAAGAAAACATGGCATAAAGATGAACTCGAATTTCTTGAACAACTATCCAATCAGCTTGCGTTAACTTTGGAGAATGCCCAGCTTTATAAGGAAGTTCTTCATTCCAAACAGGAGTGGGAGGATACATTCAAGGCAGTTGAAGACATGATCATCGTCTTTGATCACAAAGGAGCGGTCTATCAATCCAATGATTCAGCCAGGGACTTTTCCGACCAGATTCCTTTAATTGAAAAATCCAAAAATCTGATTCAAGATACCTTTTCATTTAATAAGCCAGGGTTTCAGGAAATTCTCCTTCAGCATGATACCATCCTGGAAATGCATGCCTACCCGATTCAGAATAAGGAGCATCAAGTATATGGGGTCATTGCTTATTATAAAAATGTCACCGAAAGAAGACAGATGGAAGTCCAGCTATTACATGCCGGTAAACTTGGGGCGATTGGTGAAATGGCAGCTGGGATTGCCCATGAATTGAATAGCCCATTAACGGCCATTCTTGGTAACTCGCAAATTTTATTACGTAAAACCCCACAGGATAATCTGGATCATATGCTGTTAAACGATATTAAGATTTGCGGAGACCGATGCAGGCAAATAGTGAAAAGCCTGCTTACCTTTTCAAGGCAGGATGAGTATAGATTCCACTATTACTCTATTAACGAAGCCATTCACCAGGTTTTGAACCTTTTGAAGTTCCAACTTGGGAAGAAGCAAATCTCCCTCCATCTTACCCTTCAGGAAGACCTTCCTTTCATAAAGGGCAGCCAGCCGCAAATAGAACAGATCATCATCAACTTGCTATTGAATGCCAAGGACGCATTGGATGAGTCCGCCCAAACGGAAAAATCTATTGCGATCACTACCTACTCAGAAAACAAGTTCATGGTGGTTCGGGTGACTGATAACGGAACGGGGATAGAAAAAGAACGCCTGCCCTTCATTTTCCATCCCTTCCATACGACTAAAGACCGTGAAAAAGGTACCGGCTTGGGGCTGTCTGTAAGCCTTGGCATCGCCAAAGATCATGGTGGGAAGATCGACGTTTTGAGCACACCAGGACAAGGAAGCACTTTTTTCCTGAGGCTTCCCTTACAAGCAGAAGAAGAAAGGGGATGA
- a CDS encoding iron-containing alcohol dehydrogenase, with amino-acid sequence MSITKFVMPEVIFGKGSIEQAGEACLRLGAKKALIVSDSGVANAGWLDKVIKSCQDAGLAFATFIEMTTNPKDREIEAGCLAFKEQECDAIIGLGGGSALDVAKGVALLVTNGGIISDYEGVDKVHSPLPPMVMIMTTAGSGSEVSQFSVIVDSFREKKMTIISKSLVPDIAIVDPGTLTTLGPDLTAATGMDVLTHAIESYVSIAATPLTDVQAKNALFIVSRHLRPSVASRHNEEAKKAMAMASLQAGLAFSNAILGAAHAISHALGGKYLLPHGEINAILLPHVMDFNRIASPRRFSEIADIMGIDTRALTEQQAGMAAIHFVRELSQDIGAPKSLSDVGITQEMIDPIGMTALEDACMITNPRDMSLEQINQLLLTAL; translated from the coding sequence ATGTCGATAACTAAATTCGTGATGCCGGAAGTTATTTTTGGAAAAGGTTCGATTGAACAAGCTGGCGAGGCCTGCTTGCGGTTGGGTGCCAAAAAGGCGCTGATAGTCAGCGACTCCGGGGTTGCCAATGCTGGCTGGTTAGATAAAGTCATTAAATCCTGCCAAGATGCAGGCCTTGCTTTTGCTACCTTCATTGAAATGACGACCAATCCGAAGGACAGGGAGATCGAAGCCGGCTGTTTGGCATTTAAAGAACAAGAATGTGATGCCATCATCGGTTTGGGAGGAGGCAGTGCTTTGGATGTCGCCAAAGGGGTAGCCCTTTTAGTAACGAATGGCGGCATCATCAGTGATTATGAAGGTGTTGATAAAGTCCACTCACCCCTCCCACCCATGGTGATGATCATGACCACTGCAGGATCGGGTTCGGAAGTATCTCAGTTTTCTGTGATCGTCGATTCATTCCGCGAGAAAAAAATGACGATCATTTCAAAATCACTTGTCCCCGATATTGCAATAGTCGACCCTGGTACCTTAACCACCTTGGGACCAGATTTGACCGCAGCTACGGGAATGGATGTTTTAACCCACGCCATTGAATCCTATGTTTCAATCGCAGCGACGCCTTTGACAGATGTACAAGCCAAAAACGCGCTTTTCATCGTTTCCCGCCACTTACGCCCCTCTGTTGCATCCAGGCATAATGAGGAAGCAAAAAAAGCGATGGCAATGGCGAGCCTGCAGGCTGGACTGGCTTTTTCCAACGCCATTTTGGGAGCTGCCCATGCCATTTCACATGCCTTAGGCGGCAAATACCTCCTTCCGCATGGTGAAATCAATGCGATACTCCTTCCCCATGTCATGGATTTCAATCGAATTGCCTCACCAAGGCGATTCAGCGAGATTGCAGACATCATGGGCATCGATACACGGGCATTGACAGAGCAGCAAGCAGGAATGGCAGCCATACACTTCGTAAGGGAATTATCCCAGGATATTGGAGCTCCCAAGAGTTTAAGTGATGTCGGCATTACGCAAGAAATGATAGACCCCATAGGGATGACCGCTCTTGAGGATGCCTGCATGATCACAAATCCTCGTGATATGTCATTAGAACAGATTAATCAGCTGCTTCTTACAGCCCTTTAA
- a CDS encoding M28 family peptidase, with product MKKQFLSVTLIAALTLGTAGTTTALATPHSSPVLSAPSTDKQVIKKIDADKIYKNIEYLSQTPRVAGTDSEYKAVQFIKKQFKSYGYKADIEEFNFLSYTDPNLVELSVAGFDGEIQASHLTYSVNGDLSGEVVYAGLGTKEELEETDVSGKIALIQRGSLTFAEKVLNAAEKGAAGVILFNNADGELNGTLGEDNDKYIPSVTITKKDGEALLEKLNAGVKLTASLKIEGAYSEEKTSYNVVATKKATKNNKAKKSDIIYITGHHDSVAGAPGANDDASGTSVTLELARVLKNLPTDTEIRFVTFGAEENGLLGSQHYVNNLSDDDIKRTIANFNLDMVGSRDAGDLVILTNDGEMNLVTELAQASSTRLNGEPTPYGQGGRSDHVSFAEAGIPAALFIHSPSEPWYHTPDDTIDKISKEKLQDVAEIVGTAVYDQAKIEAKNLDPNHKKGKKVKVPHLFDEKEFK from the coding sequence ATGAAAAAACAATTTTTATCGGTAACCTTAATCGCAGCATTGACACTCGGGACAGCCGGGACAACCACCGCTTTAGCAACGCCACATTCATCGCCGGTGCTATCTGCACCATCCACGGACAAGCAAGTCATTAAAAAAATCGATGCCGATAAAATCTACAAGAATATTGAATACCTCTCACAAACACCTCGGGTGGCGGGTACGGATTCTGAGTATAAAGCCGTCCAATTCATCAAAAAGCAATTCAAATCTTATGGATATAAAGCCGATATCGAAGAGTTCAATTTTTTATCTTATACAGACCCAAATCTGGTCGAACTGTCCGTTGCCGGATTTGATGGGGAAATCCAAGCGAGCCATTTAACCTATTCAGTTAATGGGGACCTATCCGGTGAAGTTGTATATGCCGGTTTAGGAACGAAAGAAGAGCTAGAGGAAACCGACGTTTCAGGGAAGATTGCCCTTATACAAAGAGGGAGCCTCACTTTTGCAGAGAAAGTATTGAATGCAGCAGAAAAAGGGGCAGCGGGAGTCATCCTATTCAATAATGCAGATGGGGAATTAAACGGGACACTCGGAGAGGATAATGACAAGTATATTCCATCTGTCACGATAACCAAAAAGGATGGAGAAGCCCTGCTGGAAAAATTGAATGCCGGAGTTAAATTGACAGCATCATTAAAAATCGAAGGAGCTTATTCCGAAGAAAAAACCTCTTATAATGTAGTGGCAACGAAAAAAGCAACAAAGAACAATAAAGCAAAAAAGAGCGATATTATTTATATTACTGGACATCATGATTCCGTAGCAGGAGCACCCGGAGCGAATGATGATGCATCAGGAACATCCGTCACCCTTGAACTTGCGCGTGTTCTGAAGAATCTTCCTACAGATACGGAAATTCGCTTCGTCACCTTTGGAGCCGAGGAAAATGGATTGCTAGGTTCACAGCATTATGTGAACAACCTTTCTGATGATGATATCAAGCGGACCATTGCCAACTTCAATCTCGATATGGTGGGAAGCAGGGATGCCGGAGATTTGGTCATTTTGACTAATGATGGAGAAATGAACCTTGTAACCGAGCTGGCCCAGGCATCAAGTACAAGACTGAATGGCGAGCCGACTCCATATGGACAAGGCGGGAGAAGTGACCATGTATCCTTTGCTGAGGCTGGGATTCCCGCTGCTTTATTCATCCATAGTCCATCAGAGCCTTGGTATCATACTCCTGATGATACCATTGATAAAATCTCAAAAGAAAAGCTTCAAGATGTTGCTGAAATTGTCGGCACCGCCGTCTATGATCAAGCTAAAATCGAAGCTAAAAACCTTGATCCAAATCATAAAAAAGGGAAAAAGGTGAAAGTTCCGCATTTATTTGACGAAAAGGAATTCAAATAA
- a CDS encoding DUF5082 domain-containing protein yields MYANSLSEIHSALSSKMSDVNEKINRLEQAKRQIKDEQNACLGEIAKIKNPDLAKSWTGNRAEDFQDARSDAYKAMSTIIHDDYDDYQEKIDGKIMMLNIEKKALSAAGTIAHEADVLLGKGEAVIDQLESKISYLKGWLF; encoded by the coding sequence GTGTATGCAAATTCATTGAGTGAAATTCACTCAGCCCTCTCCAGTAAAATGTCCGATGTGAATGAAAAAATCAATCGTTTGGAGCAGGCAAAAAGACAAATCAAAGACGAACAGAATGCTTGTCTGGGGGAAATTGCTAAAATTAAAAATCCGGATTTGGCAAAAAGCTGGACGGGAAACCGTGCAGAAGACTTTCAAGATGCCCGCAGTGATGCATACAAGGCAATGTCAACGATCATTCATGATGATTATGACGACTATCAAGAGAAAATCGACGGTAAAATCATGATGCTTAATATAGAAAAAAAGGCTCTGAGTGCAGCAGGCACCATAGCACATGAAGCGGATGTTCTTTTAGGTAAAGGGGAAGCCGTCATAGATCAGTTGGAAAGTAAAATATCATATTTAAAAGGGTGGTTGTTTTAA
- a CDS encoding YwqI/YxiC family protein yields the protein MTTIKLNHPAVTKQVDQVKTALGTVTLGNLPAGELGNNKLEFTSKWIDRETNLEKVFEQYIKIVQKNVEDTRANIDLLKEQDEAIAHTSSHGYPTR from the coding sequence ATGACGACAATCAAACTGAATCATCCTGCCGTAACGAAGCAAGTCGATCAGGTGAAGACGGCACTTGGTACAGTCACGCTTGGAAATTTGCCGGCAGGCGAGCTTGGCAACAATAAATTGGAATTCACCTCGAAATGGATCGACCGGGAAACGAACCTGGAGAAGGTCTTCGAGCAATATATCAAAATCGTCCAGAAAAATGTGGAAGATACCCGTGCCAACATTGACTTATTAAAAGAACAGGATGAAGCAATCGCCCATACGTCTTCACATGGGTATCCTACGCGATGA
- a CDS encoding T7SS effector LXG polymorphic toxin yields MKIYEAKTLTAATKSRAKQYEELKKEVAALKKEFQGIVGLDNEFQGAGAAAIKSFYEAQIEVADAWMELFTTQISFLEGIPASLKEADLSGNTVVEVPFLDGEVSNGINQAKSLVDEQANDLQRILDSIDDILSLDMFDQKDFNEKITLAGHRLDDTVTKVENVDRQLVEEYDVSIGQENVAVGLFRALLDATKQDGHVSPMTFNQSAFKNSDVYQVKDEVAGQMKDYQTFKKQQAEARKIEQEMEELENRPWYEKAWDTTKTFTGEFTGYYDSIRASTGVDPVTGRKLSDAERIAAGAMAAAGFIPVVGWAGRAIKGGSAIYKTAKGLNAANHALDAYKTTKGFSLLQKTEYGIYGLLAANGLGEAATGKDMFGNQLTEEQRQNGLLMALGIGGVAGAAKYVDHKFKLKNSLSTTKVISKTSDGIKKVVNENGYEVDDFIKLLHPDKVLNLTEKDIVASIRNQIGIPSIGTIMAKTIPQRDIYKYLYDPDYNGVRGFTAVKDDSIKLKTLHDHYEGARLDYNNTAYKVTNGVDGISQSIGGPDRYYGVFEYRLNDPSKVSIPNWDPTPESYPYTGRGFTGSKEVVLPEYYHTPRQFEDGDILDIKDATTGEKHMSFIYDGDIMEWIPRK; encoded by the coding sequence ATGAAAATATATGAAGCCAAGACATTAACGGCCGCAACCAAGTCGCGCGCCAAGCAATATGAAGAACTAAAGAAGGAAGTCGCAGCCCTGAAAAAGGAATTTCAGGGCATCGTCGGCTTGGACAACGAGTTTCAAGGAGCCGGTGCCGCCGCCATCAAAAGCTTCTATGAAGCGCAAATCGAGGTTGCTGACGCCTGGATGGAACTATTCACGACCCAAATCAGTTTTTTGGAAGGCATTCCGGCCAGTCTGAAAGAGGCGGACCTCTCCGGAAATACGGTGGTCGAGGTTCCCTTTTTAGATGGGGAAGTCTCGAACGGCATCAACCAAGCGAAGTCGCTTGTCGATGAACAAGCGAACGATCTCCAAAGGATCCTCGACAGCATTGACGATATCCTGTCTCTTGATATGTTCGACCAAAAGGACTTTAATGAAAAAATCACGCTGGCCGGGCATAGACTGGATGACACCGTGACAAAGGTCGAGAATGTCGACCGGCAATTGGTCGAGGAATATGATGTGTCCATCGGGCAGGAAAACGTGGCCGTTGGCCTCTTCCGCGCCTTGCTTGATGCCACCAAACAGGACGGGCACGTTTCGCCGATGACATTCAATCAATCGGCATTCAAAAATAGTGACGTCTATCAAGTGAAGGATGAAGTTGCCGGTCAGATGAAAGACTATCAGACCTTTAAAAAGCAGCAAGCAGAAGCCCGGAAAATCGAACAGGAAATGGAAGAACTCGAAAACCGCCCATGGTACGAAAAAGCCTGGGATACGACAAAAACCTTTACAGGGGAATTCACGGGATATTATGATTCTATCAGGGCCTCAACCGGAGTCGATCCAGTAACCGGCCGCAAGCTGTCCGATGCCGAACGAATCGCCGCCGGCGCCATGGCAGCCGCTGGATTCATCCCCGTCGTCGGCTGGGCCGGCCGGGCCATCAAGGGTGGCAGCGCCATCTACAAAACCGCCAAAGGACTCAACGCAGCGAACCACGCGCTCGATGCCTATAAAACGACAAAAGGCTTTAGCCTCCTCCAGAAAACCGAATACGGAATATACGGACTCCTCGCAGCCAACGGACTCGGCGAAGCAGCCACCGGCAAAGACATGTTCGGCAACCAGCTAACTGAGGAACAGCGCCAGAACGGCCTGCTGATGGCACTTGGAATCGGCGGTGTGGCAGGTGCGGCTAAGTATGTGGATCACAAGTTTAAATTGAAGAATAGTTTATCCACCACAAAAGTAATTTCAAAAACAAGTGATGGGATAAAAAAGGTAGTGAATGAAAATGGTTATGAAGTTGATGATTTTATAAAGTTATTACATCCTGATAAAGTATTAAATTTAACAGAAAAAGATATTGTAGCTTCAATTAGGAATCAAATAGGCATCCCATCTATAGGGACAATAATGGCTAAAACTATTCCACAAAGAGATATTTATAAATATTTATATGATCCTGATTATAATGGTGTTAGAGGCTTTACTGCAGTTAAAGATGATTCTATAAAATTAAAGACTTTACATGATCATTATGAAGGAGCAAGATTGGATTATAACAATACAGCCTATAAAGTTACAAATGGTGTCGATGGAATTTCCCAATCTATTGGAGGACCCGATAGATATTATGGTGTGTTTGAATACCGGTTAAATGACCCAAGTAAAGTTTCAATCCCGAATTGGGATCCAACTCCTGAATCATATCCATATACAGGTAGAGGGTTTACTGGTAGCAAAGAAGTTGTATTACCAGAATATTATCATACACCTAGACAATTTGAAGATGGTGATATACTTGATATTAAGGATGCAACTACTGGTGAAAAACATATGAGTTTTATATATGATGGAGATATTATGGAATGGATACCTAGAAAATGA
- a CDS encoding Imm59 family immunity protein has protein sequence MKQLEAKEIIEQEKLKRYNWFNEHPQRENEVGITVDGDQWAVYVTDERASVVTGSITKFNNESDALDNFIKRLRTEKLSF, from the coding sequence ATGAAACAATTGGAAGCAAAAGAAATAATCGAGCAAGAGAAATTAAAACGTTACAATTGGTTTAATGAACATCCACAAAGAGAAAATGAGGTAGGAATTACAGTTGATGGTGATCAATGGGCAGTTTATGTAACTGATGAAAGGGCTAGCGTGGTTACAGGTTCTATTACTAAATTTAATAATGAAAGTGATGCTTTAGACAACTTTATAAAAAGATTAAGAACAGAAAAATTATCGTTTTAG
- a CDS encoding ADP-ribosylglycohydrolase family protein, translating to MTGRRMVDRWEDDSKNFLRFNLKQRMLPSLYGGIIGDMLGVPVEFKKRGTFTINDITGYGTYNQPPGTWSDDTSLTLCLIENLIEKSDSAELMQKFVQYMESGYWTPHHEMFDIGRTTSEAITKFKSGTPAKECGGDAMFDNGNGALMRIAPVAFILFNSFNFIEKTQTIKKYTEVTHAHPRSVVGSIIYVEFLLRLYYNNSPEVSKREIKELFDENFDKDHIYQKELQSYSRIFEEDFFSLPQEEIQSDGYVVHTLEAAIWCLGNSDSFSEAVLKAVNLGDDTDTVGAITGTMAGMYYKMDDIPKEWLEKITRKEDIDELIKQFHSFCADKAIKEEYGD from the coding sequence ATGACAGGCAGAAGAATGGTAGACAGATGGGAAGACGATAGTAAAAATTTTTTGAGATTTAATCTAAAACAAAGAATGTTACCAAGTCTGTATGGCGGTATTATTGGAGACATGCTTGGTGTCCCGGTTGAATTTAAAAAAAGAGGGACTTTTACTATTAATGATATAACGGGATATGGAACCTATAATCAGCCGCCAGGCACTTGGTCGGATGATACTTCACTAACTTTATGTTTAATTGAAAACTTAATTGAAAAAAGCGATTCCGCGGAGCTAATGCAAAAATTCGTTCAGTATATGGAATCTGGCTATTGGACACCACATCATGAAATGTTTGATATTGGCAGAACGACCAGTGAAGCCATAACCAAGTTTAAAAGTGGAACGCCAGCAAAAGAATGTGGCGGAGATGCAATGTTTGATAATGGGAATGGGGCGTTGATGAGGATCGCTCCAGTGGCATTTATCCTTTTTAATAGCTTTAATTTCATTGAAAAAACCCAAACCATTAAAAAATATACGGAAGTTACCCATGCACATCCGCGTTCTGTAGTAGGTTCCATTATTTATGTCGAGTTTTTACTTAGACTTTATTATAATAATTCTCCTGAAGTTTCAAAAAGGGAAATAAAAGAACTTTTTGATGAGAATTTTGATAAAGATCATATATACCAAAAAGAGCTGCAATCCTATTCAAGAATTTTTGAGGAAGATTTCTTTTCATTACCACAAGAAGAAATTCAGTCAGATGGTTATGTGGTTCATACGTTAGAAGCAGCCATTTGGTGCTTAGGAAATTCAGATTCATTTAGCGAAGCCGTTTTAAAAGCAGTGAATCTAGGGGATGATACGGATACAGTAGGTGCCATTACAGGAACAATGGCAGGTATGTACTATAAAATGGACGACATTCCTAAAGAATGGCTTGAGAAAATCACAAGAAAAGAAGATATCGATGAATTAATCAAGCAATTCCATAGTTTTTGTGCAGATAAAGCAATTAAAGAAGAGTATGGGGATTGA
- a CDS encoding DUF445 domain-containing protein, whose translation MSPKIKSSRKIAKYSLMIMGAGYIATTPFQGTLPLDLLHGGFEAGLVGGLADWFAVTALFRHPLGLPIPHTALLPNNRKRMTDALVSMLKNDWLSKESIQDKVKHIPFTEKLIPILVKEVQSDTFRKVLIKLIKQLICYIDIEKITPFVAKKIEASLSNIDMGKILHLVSSQLLNEQFDKKALDHVLKKAEDWLRKKQTSQRLGTVSMDVLSKIELEGMLQFAVKSIQSLLNEEKLGNIIQNLLLSVVNNLQNEKEPNREALILYIRKEIQGINHNRELLEGVEKWKNQLLTKWEPEATIMGSLQQIQQDALDFVEDEHFMDTYLTPMIQHVLDNIKENSTHIDNWIQKQITVLIEKNHTQIGNLVQENLDKLDNETLIDMMENGVGKDLQWIRVNGAVCGFIIGLILTGAQALLKLL comes from the coding sequence ATGTCACCAAAAATAAAATCGTCAAGAAAAATTGCTAAATATTCACTAATGATCATGGGAGCGGGTTATATTGCAACCACTCCATTTCAAGGTACGTTGCCGCTGGATTTATTACATGGAGGGTTTGAGGCAGGATTAGTTGGTGGTCTAGCCGATTGGTTTGCAGTCACTGCATTATTCCGGCACCCGCTCGGATTACCGATCCCCCATACAGCGCTTTTGCCCAACAATCGTAAAAGAATGACAGATGCACTTGTTTCGATGCTAAAAAATGACTGGCTTTCTAAGGAAAGTATTCAAGACAAAGTAAAACATATTCCTTTTACAGAAAAATTGATCCCCATTTTAGTAAAAGAGGTACAAAGTGATACTTTTAGAAAAGTCCTGATTAAACTCATCAAGCAATTGATTTGTTATATAGATATAGAAAAGATTACACCTTTCGTTGCAAAAAAAATTGAAGCATCACTTTCTAACATAGACATGGGCAAGATTCTTCATTTAGTAAGTTCACAGTTACTTAACGAACAATTCGATAAGAAGGCTCTGGATCATGTTTTGAAAAAAGCGGAAGATTGGTTAAGAAAAAAACAAACTAGCCAGCGACTTGGCACTGTTTCCATGGATGTACTCAGCAAGATTGAACTGGAAGGTATGCTTCAGTTTGCCGTTAAATCCATTCAAAGTCTACTTAACGAAGAGAAACTTGGGAATATCATACAAAACCTTTTATTAAGTGTCGTAAATAATTTACAAAACGAGAAAGAACCGAATAGAGAGGCTTTAATCTTATATATCCGTAAAGAGATACAAGGCATTAACCATAACCGGGAACTGTTAGAAGGAGTTGAAAAATGGAAAAATCAACTTCTGACAAAATGGGAACCAGAAGCAACAATTATGGGATCTCTACAACAAATTCAACAAGATGCGTTAGATTTCGTAGAAGATGAACATTTCATGGATACTTACCTGACTCCAATGATTCAGCACGTACTGGACAACATAAAAGAGAATAGCACGCACATCGATAATTGGATACAGAAACAAATTACTGTTCTCATTGAAAAAAATCATACGCAGATCGGTAATCTTGTACAGGAAAATTTAGATAAGCTAGACAATGAAACACTGATTGATATGATGGAAAATGGTGTAGGAAAAGATTTACAATGGATTCGTGTGAACGGAGCGGTCTGTGGTTTTATAATAGGGCTTATCTTAACAGGTGCACAGGCTCTACTTAAGCTGTTATAA